GCTTGCCGCAGCTGTCTCGACCAAAAGTTTTCTCCGGAAAAACATTGCCCAAATAAGCGCGGCAGGCGTTTTTCGATTCGTCCCATTGGTAAAGGTTCCAACACTGGCAAGGTCAAGAGCCGTCGCCGATCAAAGTTGAAAACGGGCCCACGACTGGGCGTATGGCGATAGCAACTTCAATTATAGTGCGCATCGATTTCTGCCTTTTCCAAACGCGATGTCGCCGTCCGTGAACTGAACTCCGTCACATACCCCTAAAATTTCACTGAAAAGATGCTTGACAATCATCCGGTATAAAGATCAATTCCTATTTACCGGATACATAATACGATATACCGGACAAAGGCTGGGAGGCCTGTCTTAACAGATTTATGAATGACCGGGCACGGATGTGGCCGATGCGAAGCCGTGTTCAAAAGCACGCAAGCCATTCCGGATTGAAGGCTCGATACAAGTTCAAATCAAAAAAGGGGAACTTAAATGAGTGACAAGTTGACGACGACCCGCAGAAATGCGTTGAAATTGTTTGGTGCCGGCGCAGCTGTTCTTGCAGCGCCTTATATTATCCGTCCGCGCGCTGCCTGGGCTGAAAACGGCATCTTGAACGTAACCACTTACGACAAGTTCCTGCCGCAGGAATTTCTGGAGAAGTTTCAAAAGGACACCGGTATCGAAGTCAGAATCCGCCTGACCGATGACCAGGGAAAACAGTACAATCTGCTGACGGCTGAAGGTGCCAATCCCTCAACCGACATCGTGACGGTTGCCGGCCACCGCTATTCGCAGTTCATCAATTCAAAGCTGCTGCAGCCGCTCGACACCGGCAAGATTTCAAACTGGAAAAACCTCAACACCGCCTATCAGGACGCCCCTTGGGCGCGCATCGACGGCAACCTTTGGGGCCTGCCGATCCTGGCCGGGTATGAGGGCCTTGCCCGCAATGTCGATTATGTCAAGGAAGCGCCGAGCTGGGAGATCATGTTCGACCCGGAATATAAGGGCCAGACATCCTACATCGTCAGCGATTTCATGACGATTGCCATGCAGTATCTCGGACATGACGGCGACTTCGTCACCTATGCAGACAAGCCGGACATCGCCCAGAAAGCCACCAACGAAGCCCGCGACTTGCTGATCAAGCACAAGGACATGGTTCGCAAATATTACGATGCCGGCTCCGAAGTGCAGCAGATGTTCATCAACGAGGATATCTATCTTGCGCATTCGTGGTCCGGTCCGGCTGCCAAGCTCATCATGGACGGCCACCCGATTCAATTGTCGGTTCCGAAGGAAGGCACGTTCGGCTTCTGCTACACGCTGAACGTCGTCAACAACGCACCGAATGCCGAGAATGCCTATAAGCTTCTCGATGCAATCCTGGCGAGCCCGGATGTCGGCGCGGCGATGACCCGCCAGTCGGGCTACAGCTCGACAATGAATGGCGTTGGCGACCTGCTCAACGACCGTGAAAAGCTCGCGTCCACGCTGCCGCAGGAAGAGGTCGATCGCATCATCTTCTTCTCGTCGGTCAACCGCGACATGAAGAACGAGATGATTGACCGCGCGACTGCAGAGGTCAAGGCGGCCTGATCGGGCAAAGCCTCTATCGGCCCCACCCTGTTCCGGAGCACTCGCGTGATCTCCGGACAGGGCGGGCCACCGGCCTCCAACAACGCGCAATGACTGACCGCCGGCAAGACGGCGGTACAGGCCGATCTGCGCCAACCGAGATTGTTTGATGGTGAATAGCAACACGATAGCCGGGGATGCGGCAGGGCGCGGTGCGTCCATACCCAAATATTCGACCCGCATAGCGCAGATCGTCAATTCCGCACTGTACCGGCATACGCTGGGCGCTGCGGTCGAGTCGCGGATCGGCCGCGTCATCCTTCTGGCCGGCGTGCCGCTGATCTGGTTGATCATGCTGCATATCGGTCCGATCTATCAGATGCTGAAGATCAGTCTTCTCTCCCATTACCCGATCCAGCCGGGCGTGGGATCGCATTTTACCCTGGCCAACTATGCGATCTTCTTCCGGGAATCTCTTTATTTCACGCCCCTGATCAAGAGCTTCGTCTTTGCAACGGCTGCAACGGCCATCACATTGGTCGTCGTCTACCCGGTCGCCTATTACGTTGCCAAGATCGTCAAGCCGGAAGGCCGGTCAAAAGCGCTGTTGCTGCTTCTGGTACCGTTTTGGGCTGGCGAACTGATCCGCACGTTTTCGGTGATCATGCTTTTGGCCAATCGCGGCGCCGTCAACGTGCTCTTGCGCGAGATCGGCCTGATCGACCGGCCCATTCCGATGCTCTACACATCGTTCTCGCTCGGCTTCGGTTTGGTCTATCTGATCTGCCTTTATATGCTTTTGCCGCTGTACTCGGCGATCGAAAAAATCCCAACCCAGTATCTGGACGCAGCTTCCGACCTCGGGGCCGGACCGTTCACGCGCTTTCGCAGGATCATCCTGCCTCTGTCCAAGGACGGTATCGTATCAGGCTGTTCGCTGGTGTTCCTGACCTGCATCGGCGTCTTTGCAACCCCGATGCTGCTCGGCGGTCCGAACACCGTATTGTTTCCCGAAACGATCAGCGGCTTCTTCCATGGCGCCAGTGACAAATGGCCTGTTGGTGCGGCCTTCGCGCTGATCATGCTGGTGACGGCACTGATTGCGGCGGGGATATTCATGCGCCTTGTCGGCGGCAAGAAAAGGAGTGCGTTTTGATGCGCAACATGGTTTCCGACGCGCCGCGCACGACGCTGACGGCGTTCTACTGGGCCTTCATTCTTTACCTGCTCCTGCCGCTCACTTTAATGATGGCGATGAGCTTCAAGGATGCCAATTTCGTCGCATTCCCGATCGGCGATTGGACATTCGATTGGTATGTGAAGGTCATGCAGGACAAGCAGTTCCTGGAGGCATGCCTTTACTCGATCATGATCGCAGCCGCCGCAACGCTTGCCGCAACCACGCTCGGGACATGGATTGCCATGCTGATCGTTGCCGACGGCATCCGTGGCCGGACGATCATCTTTGCTCTCGCCTGCCTGCCTGCCGTCGTGCCGGGGATGATTTCGGCAATTTCGTTGCGCATCTTCATCTCGACGATCGATATGCCGACGGGAACGGCGGCCATCATCCTTGGCCATACCGTCCATGCGGTGCCGTTCGTCGTGGTGATGGCTCTCACACGCCTTCGCTCCATGCCCAGCAATCTGGTCGATGCGGCGCGGGATCTGGGAGCCGACAATATCGTTGCCTTCTTCCGCGTCACGCTTCCCTATCTGGGGCCGGCGCTGTTTGGCGGCATGATCTTCTGCGTCCTCCTGTCGATCGACGATTTCGTCCGCACGTTCTTCCTTGGCGGTTATCGTCCCACGCTGCCCATGCTGATCTTTGCCAAGGTGCAGGGCGGCATGTCTCCTGAAATCAACGCAATGGCGACGATTGTCCTGGTGGTTACGGCCGCCGTCGGATTGTACGCCGAATTTATCACCCGCCGCGCGAGGACCCGCTGATGGAACCCGTCGTCCAATTCGACAATGTCAACAAGAGCTACGGCAAGCATGTCGCCGTCGATAACCTGAACCTCAGCATCGAGGCCGGCAAGTTCGTCACGCTGCTCGGACCCTCCGGCTGCGGAAAATCCACCTCGCTGCGCATGCTCGGCGGCTTCGAGACGCCGACATCCGGCCGCATCATGCTGAGCGGCAAGGATGTGACCCGCGTTCCGCCCAACAAGCGCAACGTGAATATCGTGTTCCAGGATTACGCGCTGTTTCCGCATATGAGCGTCGCCAAGAACATCGCCTTCGGCCTCGAACTGAAAGGCTTCGACAACCAGCGTATCCACCGGCGGGTGTCGGAATTGCTCGAACTCGTGCAGCTGCAGGATTATGCCCATCGCCTGCCGGCGGAACTGTCCGGCGGCCAGCGCCAGCGTGTTGCGCTCATGCGCGCGCTGGCACCGGATCCAGACGTTCTCCTTCTCGACGAGCCACTGTCTGCACTCGATGCCAAGCTGCGCCAACAGATGCAGATCGAGCTCAAGGCGATCCAGGAACAGACCGGCAAGACCTTCATGTTCGTGACGCACGATCAGGAAGAAGCGCTGACGATGTCCGACACGATCGTGGTCATGAACAAGGGCCGCATCGAGCAGATGGGTGATCCCAACACGCTCTACGGCAGGCCGGGCTCCGTCTTCGTGGCCAATTTCATCGGCGAGACCAACCTGTTGCGCAGCACGGTGATCAGCTCCGAGGGTGATGTCGCCGCTCTCGATTGGAACGGCGTCACCATTACGGCCAATCCCGGCGGTCTTGCGCCCCGGCATGGCGAACATCTCTACGTGGTTCTGCGGCCGGAGGCGATCCACTGCTCGGCGGGCGAGCCCACAAGCGGCAACCGCATCAAGGGCAAGATCCGCCAGCGCGTGTTCAAGGGCAATCACACCTCGATGATGGTCGAGGTTGCCGGTGGCGCCTTGCTCAATACGCTGGTTCATCCCAGCGATGTCGCCCAACTGAGCGGTGAAGACATCTGGCTGGGCTGGAAGCCCGAAACCACGACGGTCATTCCGGACCGGCACGCTCAGAATTGAGCAATGGCGGCCCGCATCGCTTCCGGTGCGGGTCTCAAGGCAGGAAGGCGGCCGCTGCGAACCATGGGTTCCATCGGCAGCGGAGGTGAGACCCATGTCCGATAATGTACAGACACCGCTCCAGTCTGCGGCAACGAGCCTGCAGGAACTGGAACAGCGTGTGCGCGATGATCTTGCCTGCCTGTGCTATCCGCCGGCAAACTGGGTTGTGCCGACGGCCGCTGATGGCGGGGAGACGGTTCACGATGTCGTCGTCATCGGCGGCGGCATGTGCGGTCTGGTCGCCAGTTTCGCGCTGATCGGTGCCGGCATCCAGAACATCCGCATCTTCGACCGCAATCAGCCGGGCCTTGAGGGTCCATGGCTTACCTATGCCCGCATGGAAACCCTGCGCTCGCCCAAGCAACTGACCGGGCCCGCCTATGGCATGGCGTCGCTGACTTTTCGCGCCTGGTACATTGCCCAGTTCGGCAACGACGCCTGGGCTAGCCTTGATAAGATTCCGCGCCCGATGTGGATGGATTATCTCCGCTGGTACCGCAAGGTGCTCGCCCTTCCGGTTGAAAATAGCGTCGAGGTCAAGACGATCCTGCCGGAGGGTGAGCTGATGCGCCTGACACTGACGGGCGAAGGCACCACGGAAACATCGGTGCTTGCCCGCAAGGTCGTCATGGCGACCGGCCGTGACGGAATGGGCCATCCGAGCATCCCGGACTTCGTCAAAGACCTGCCGCAAAAATACTGGGCACATTCCGCGCATGATATCGATTTTGCGGCCCTGCGCGGCAAGCGGGTCGTGGTTGTCGGCGTCGGCGCCTCTGCCGTCGACAATGCCGCCGAGGCGCTTGAGGCGGGAGCGGCGGAAGTGCGCCATCTCATCCGGCGCAAGGAAATGCCCCGCGTCAACAAACTGATGGGTATCGGCTCGTTCGGCTTTACCGCTGCCTTTCCGCAACTGGGTGACGCCAGGCGCTGGCAGATCATGAACTATTCGCTGCGCACCCAGACACCGGCCCCCAGGGGATCGACGATGCGCGTCAGCCGGCATCCGAACGCCTCATTCCATTTTGACGCGGCCGTCGAAACGACGGAACTCGATGGCGACGAAATTGTCATCACCACATCGCAGGGCAATGCGGTCCGCGCCGACTTCCTCATTCTCGGGACGGGCTTCGGCGTCGATCCGCTGGCGCGCAAGGAGCTTGACGGTTATGCCGGCAAGATCCTGTTATGGCAGGACCGTTACGCCCCGCCGGTGGGCGAAGAGAACGCGTATCTCGGCAAATTCCCCTATCTCGCCGATGATTTCACCTTTCTTGAGCGCGAGCCCGGACAGGCGCCCTGGCTTGCCAATATCCACAGCTTCAATTCCGGTGCAGCTGCAAGCCTCGGCAAGGTCAGCGGCGATATTCCCGGCATCAGCGAAGGCGCGGCGTGGCTGGCGCGTGAGATTGCAGCCAAGCTCTATACCGAGAATTTCGACCAATATTGGCAGCGGCTGCTCGATTACGACACGCCCGAATTGCGCGGCGATGAATGGACAGCCTCGCCTCTGCCGGACAGCGCTGACCTCGCTGCCCGCAAGCAGGCTTAGGAGACCATGAAATGGTAGAAAATGAGGACGTGGTTGCCGTGATCGCCGGCATCGAGCCCGGCAGCGCCTTGGCAAAGGTGGTGGCGGGCAGGGCCGATATCATGGGCTTGACGCAGCAGACGCATGACGGCGCCCTGACACCGGAACATCCCGGCGGGTTGTCGCATGCCGAGCGCGCAGCGCTGGCCTTGCGCATCGCAAAGATCAATGACCACAAGGCCTTTGAAGACCATTTTGAAGCGATGCTCGACAAGGCGGGCGCGCCTGATGCCGCCGCCCGTCTGGCTGACATCTGGTTTGACGGCGGCAGCGATGTGCGGGCGAAAGCGCTCATCCGGCATGTCGATCTGGTTGCGCATGCACCCAAAGATGCAACGCGCCGGGATATCGAAGTGCTGCAGGAGGCGGGCATTGCCGATGCCGATATCGTACGGCTGTCGGAACTTGTCGCTTTCGTCAGCTATCAGATCAGGGTCGCCGTTGGCCTGCAATTGATGCGGGGGCTGGTATGAGCAACATCGTGCACGACTTCACCACCGAGATCCCGGTCTGGAAGCCCTATGTGGCCCCGCTCGATCTTGCTGAGGCGAGCGCCGAGCAGCTGGATGCGCTGAAGATCACACCGTCCAACACCAAGGTTTCGGATTACGTTCTGGTTCTTGCCCATGACGTCGAAACGCTGAAACACAGATCGCCGCTGTTCAACGCGGTCATGTACAATCGTGGTGGCCTGTCGCGCGCCGAGCGTGAAATCGGCGCGGTCGGCGCGTCCATCGTCAATCGCTGCATCTATTGCGCGGCAGTTCACGCCAGCCGCTACAATCAGCTGACCAAGGATGAGGATGTCATCGCTGCCATCTTTTCAGACGGTGTGGATGCCGAGATCGATCCGCGCCTGAAGGCGATCCTGTCCTTCGCGGTCAAGCTTTCCAAATGCCCTCCCGAGGCAAATGCAGCCGATATGGCAGCGCTCGTGGAGGCCGGGCTGGGAGAGGACGAAATCCTCGATCTCATCCTGTCCACATCTCTGTTCGGATGGGCCAACCGGCTCATGCACACACTTGGCGAGCCGGTCAAAGACTGATTGGCACGGCGCGTACTGGTTCGGCAAAGGGGGAAGAAGCATGCTGTCCATCAATCCGCCCGAAATCGGGCCACGCCTGCAGGCCTATCGGAAGGACTTGAATCTGACGCTTGCGGAGCTTGCGGCAATGTCGGGTGTCTCCCGCTCGATGCTGTCGGAAATTGAACGCGGCAATGCCAATCCGACCTATGGAACGCTCTGGCATCTGACCCGGGCGCTCAAGATCGACCTGAACAGCCTGATCGGCGGCGCCAGCGAGGAGCGCGGCGGTGGATCGATCATCGATCTGCAGCCCGGCAATCTGACGCCGACTATCCGCAGCGCCGATGGAACCTGCACGCTGCAGATCCTGTCTCCGGCCAACATGGTTTCGCTGATCGAATGGTATCTCCTGAGTTTCGAAGCCGAAGGCGAGTTGGCAAGCGACCCTCATGGGGCAGGAACCATCGAGCATTTGCACTGCACCAAGGGCGAGATCGTCGTGCGCAGTGCAGGCAGCACGATGATCGTGCGGGCAGGCGAGACGGCACGCTACGCCGCCGACGTGCCCCATTCGCTGAAAAGCGTTGGGCCGATCGGGGCCGGGGCATTTCTGGTAGTGGCATCCGGAGATGTCGCGCCCAATACACAGCGGACATCGATACGTCCAAAATAATGACCGGGTTTTGGCCGGTTCGACAGAGTGAGCAGAAAAGGAAGTTATGATGCGGGTAGGTATTGTTGGTGCGGGTTCGATCGCCTTTGGAACGGCCGTCCTGGTCGAGCAGCAGGGACACAAGGTCACCTTGTGGTCGCCATCGGGCGAGCGCACAAAAGCCCTTGCCACCGGCGAGCCACTGATTGCCGAGGGCGCAATCCAGGGCAGGTTCCACCCCGCCGTCGCGGCCACGGCCGCCGAACTCGTTGCCGGCGCCGACGCGCTGGTCATCGCGCTGCCGGCCTATGGCCACAAGACCGTGCTTGACGCCATCGCGCCCTACGTGACGCAGGAGCAGACGGTCATCTTCAGTTCGCATGCCTCCTTTGGCGCGCTCTATCTGTCACGTCTTCTCACCGAGCGCGGCATCGTTGCCACGATCGTTGCCTGGGGCACGACCGCAGTGTCCGGACGGCAGCGCAGTCCGACATCGGTCAATGTGAACACGGTGCGCAAACAGGTCGATATCGCAACCGTGCCGGCCTCGCGCAGCGCGGCGGGCATTGCCGTTTGCAAAGATCTGTTCGGCGACCGTTTTCTCGATCGCGGCAGCCTGATGGCGATCGCGCTGTCCAACCTCAATCCGCAAAATCACATGGGCATCGCGCTTGGCAATATGACGCGCATGGAGCGGGGCGAAAGCTGGAGCCAGGGGCAGAATGTCACGCCGAATGTCGGGCGTCTGCTGGAGGAGCTCGACCAGGAACGGATCGCGATTGCCAGCAAGCTCGGCCTTGACGTGCGCAACATCTTCCAGCATTTCCATCTGTCATTCCATGTGCCGGTCAGCTCCATTTCGCAGATGAACCAGGAGATGCACGACGCCGGCAATGGCGGCAGCGGGCCGACAACGGCCGACAGCCGCTACGTGACGGAGGATGTCCCCTTCGGCCTGGTAATGACGGCAAAGATCGGACGCCTGGCTGGCCATCCGGCAGAGCTGCACGAAGCAGGCGTGCGGATCTTCTCGGCCATGTATGGTCGCGATTTTACCGCCGAGAACGATCTTCTGAACGCCCTCGATCTGGATGCGATGTCGTTGGAAGAATTGAAGGACCTCTGCCAGAACGGCTTTGCCGCCGCTGCCTGATTGTCTTTTCGGCAGCACAGGACCGAAGACTGGTGATGATGGGGAAGAGTATCCCTCCATCATCGCACATGAT
The sequence above is drawn from the Pararhizobium qamdonense genome and encodes:
- a CDS encoding peroxidase-related enzyme (This protein belongs to a clade of uncharacterized proteins related to peroxidases such as the alkylhydroperoxidase AhpD.), with product MSNIVHDFTTEIPVWKPYVAPLDLAEASAEQLDALKITPSNTKVSDYVLVLAHDVETLKHRSPLFNAVMYNRGGLSRAEREIGAVGASIVNRCIYCAAVHASRYNQLTKDEDVIAAIFSDGVDAEIDPRLKAILSFAVKLSKCPPEANAADMAALVEAGLGEDEILDLILSTSLFGWANRLMHTLGEPVKD
- a CDS encoding extracellular solute-binding protein: MSDKLTTTRRNALKLFGAGAAVLAAPYIIRPRAAWAENGILNVTTYDKFLPQEFLEKFQKDTGIEVRIRLTDDQGKQYNLLTAEGANPSTDIVTVAGHRYSQFINSKLLQPLDTGKISNWKNLNTAYQDAPWARIDGNLWGLPILAGYEGLARNVDYVKEAPSWEIMFDPEYKGQTSYIVSDFMTIAMQYLGHDGDFVTYADKPDIAQKATNEARDLLIKHKDMVRKYYDAGSEVQQMFINEDIYLAHSWSGPAAKLIMDGHPIQLSVPKEGTFGFCYTLNVVNNAPNAENAYKLLDAILASPDVGAAMTRQSGYSSTMNGVGDLLNDREKLASTLPQEEVDRIIFFSSVNRDMKNEMIDRATAEVKAA
- a CDS encoding ABC transporter ATP-binding protein, which gives rise to MEPVVQFDNVNKSYGKHVAVDNLNLSIEAGKFVTLLGPSGCGKSTSLRMLGGFETPTSGRIMLSGKDVTRVPPNKRNVNIVFQDYALFPHMSVAKNIAFGLELKGFDNQRIHRRVSELLELVQLQDYAHRLPAELSGGQRQRVALMRALAPDPDVLLLDEPLSALDAKLRQQMQIELKAIQEQTGKTFMFVTHDQEEALTMSDTIVVMNKGRIEQMGDPNTLYGRPGSVFVANFIGETNLLRSTVISSEGDVAALDWNGVTITANPGGLAPRHGEHLYVVLRPEAIHCSAGEPTSGNRIKGKIRQRVFKGNHTSMMVEVAGGALLNTLVHPSDVAQLSGEDIWLGWKPETTTVIPDRHAQN
- a CDS encoding NAD(P)-binding domain-containing protein translates to MSDNVQTPLQSAATSLQELEQRVRDDLACLCYPPANWVVPTAADGGETVHDVVVIGGGMCGLVASFALIGAGIQNIRIFDRNQPGLEGPWLTYARMETLRSPKQLTGPAYGMASLTFRAWYIAQFGNDAWASLDKIPRPMWMDYLRWYRKVLALPVENSVEVKTILPEGELMRLTLTGEGTTETSVLARKVVMATGRDGMGHPSIPDFVKDLPQKYWAHSAHDIDFAALRGKRVVVVGVGASAVDNAAEALEAGAAEVRHLIRRKEMPRVNKLMGIGSFGFTAAFPQLGDARRWQIMNYSLRTQTPAPRGSTMRVSRHPNASFHFDAAVETTELDGDEIVITTSQGNAVRADFLILGTGFGVDPLARKELDGYAGKILLWQDRYAPPVGEENAYLGKFPYLADDFTFLEREPGQAPWLANIHSFNSGAAASLGKVSGDIPGISEGAAWLAREIAAKLYTENFDQYWQRLLDYDTPELRGDEWTASPLPDSADLAARKQA
- a CDS encoding ABC transporter permease translates to MVNSNTIAGDAAGRGASIPKYSTRIAQIVNSALYRHTLGAAVESRIGRVILLAGVPLIWLIMLHIGPIYQMLKISLLSHYPIQPGVGSHFTLANYAIFFRESLYFTPLIKSFVFATAATAITLVVVYPVAYYVAKIVKPEGRSKALLLLLVPFWAGELIRTFSVIMLLANRGAVNVLLREIGLIDRPIPMLYTSFSLGFGLVYLICLYMLLPLYSAIEKIPTQYLDAASDLGAGPFTRFRRIILPLSKDGIVSGCSLVFLTCIGVFATPMLLGGPNTVLFPETISGFFHGASDKWPVGAAFALIMLVTALIAAGIFMRLVGGKKRSAF
- a CDS encoding NAD/NADP-dependent octopine/nopaline dehydrogenase family protein, which gives rise to MRVGIVGAGSIAFGTAVLVEQQGHKVTLWSPSGERTKALATGEPLIAEGAIQGRFHPAVAATAAELVAGADALVIALPAYGHKTVLDAIAPYVTQEQTVIFSSHASFGALYLSRLLTERGIVATIVAWGTTAVSGRQRSPTSVNVNTVRKQVDIATVPASRSAAGIAVCKDLFGDRFLDRGSLMAIALSNLNPQNHMGIALGNMTRMERGESWSQGQNVTPNVGRLLEELDQERIAIASKLGLDVRNIFQHFHLSFHVPVSSISQMNQEMHDAGNGGSGPTTADSRYVTEDVPFGLVMTAKIGRLAGHPAELHEAGVRIFSAMYGRDFTAENDLLNALDLDAMSLEELKDLCQNGFAAAA
- a CDS encoding helix-turn-helix domain-containing protein, whose product is MLSINPPEIGPRLQAYRKDLNLTLAELAAMSGVSRSMLSEIERGNANPTYGTLWHLTRALKIDLNSLIGGASEERGGGSIIDLQPGNLTPTIRSADGTCTLQILSPANMVSLIEWYLLSFEAEGELASDPHGAGTIEHLHCTKGEIVVRSAGSTMIVRAGETARYAADVPHSLKSVGPIGAGAFLVVASGDVAPNTQRTSIRPK
- a CDS encoding CMD domain-containing protein; the protein is MVENEDVVAVIAGIEPGSALAKVVAGRADIMGLTQQTHDGALTPEHPGGLSHAERAALALRIAKINDHKAFEDHFEAMLDKAGAPDAAARLADIWFDGGSDVRAKALIRHVDLVAHAPKDATRRDIEVLQEAGIADADIVRLSELVAFVSYQIRVAVGLQLMRGLV
- a CDS encoding ABC transporter permease, with product MRNMVSDAPRTTLTAFYWAFILYLLLPLTLMMAMSFKDANFVAFPIGDWTFDWYVKVMQDKQFLEACLYSIMIAAAATLAATTLGTWIAMLIVADGIRGRTIIFALACLPAVVPGMISAISLRIFISTIDMPTGTAAIILGHTVHAVPFVVVMALTRLRSMPSNLVDAARDLGADNIVAFFRVTLPYLGPALFGGMIFCVLLSIDDFVRTFFLGGYRPTLPMLIFAKVQGGMSPEINAMATIVLVVTAAVGLYAEFITRRARTR